Proteins from a single region of Halichoerus grypus chromosome 13, mHalGry1.hap1.1, whole genome shotgun sequence:
- the PRR14L gene encoding protein PRR14L isoform X1, protein MLSSGVETQPVPLDSSMSAVVQELYSELPVSVSKELHADPEPSVIPDVKAGASSSLISQSRAVPLELQRTRAESCCEETSGALDHGGEPGRCGLVDSTAGGSVASGILDREEKAKSMELKVFRDQGDQAEIVRDPCEGAKEDPHQHSTATEEKISPSQEDLLMQSSKERLCTGLPEDCLRSKGNVQITTGTLLKSTEEVQGMKVNGTKTDYNEGHKNGNVSKGLSAGCSEYPEIDKIMTSGEVSETSTLVSLEPLTFVDPGLTEATSKEKECEELKTCPSWLSLLPGSSAISKVNNGKEEVCKLNLVCEADDNHQQILSHHNEKHSSAHGSPKATRNIVVVEPLEENSGISYFSSLSGPESRTPSLETSGFEGDGLPKGSAEKTDNSCFDGDGQSKNVATRKENEQFLNPRSERGELFLVNARQPEEDASGHCPGEKETVASPKENIHGNSCVQGSIHTDSPSSSVPGSFTEATEVMLKKNHLKITLDIQGSLTNHEDHRETSTDMSHSGRHSEESSFSSLMQIEEPEQTTTIEPNMVTEKIYSKDSNSFRSQRNLEDDTQLSEASYNEFLIERKSPVSLKREDQISLMNEISKPKKDIAQLPPSLEFAYEPESEQAIQTTQDDSSHLGEQNIACEMNKLPCTNELVLNKIESECVLNQVPLNSQDHAKLPANKEMPLATSEDSQQSHHPPLEDGADVIAHTQTVPMKTKMKDISPSGDKSCGASSNNPTLNIKPGSLERKNELADSGIVDLPSRLLSSKKEAAGLPQEVSVMECQSVQSRDLSSCRCVSKNAQEKSVCSAYAAFESSRIIPKVENSLMTKCEDAFQHSNHHSQGREDSTESSTHKVSYTSEGSELAGEETKGSLTGDKMQNKMTGGVLNSEASDKTIPTTSHTQPSEEWLEGKEQDVPKETVFCKYNISDCATSELNLSANIPSPEKLLDQSLTVMLSSFKSISQAVETLDQKTDKVLDCQSNQNRPDEGRNEDKPAKETLDGDKRETVTEPNREVSHNQKDLLVSSASNNPLSSGSSKKGDLKGDSEHISGCEESTDGMVDIIYTNCSNKSTKGMLDLRASSTLDGGAGQDGLTLQETSVSTVSQRRELSAAFIRMIGQDSDFPDATSSTGEPLEIKKSCEEKVCRSLKDCEMEMCPDSCAHELESIADHEPNIRTLGRVNVSLDYSHHEQQVKEASLRETKGMIEGSRLEIISEFDKDNTFGISSEELLSSGCPDENPVPVGSLKSIEIMPSYLSSHKNSESNVNSEETDLKNLFKPKDGEMLCENMEHHTVLLERKEGEPGDGSNSGEGVRIDIGMQNLPLTMETETKLSGEKTEEHQRGPMGHVTVREESEEMITREAGHGDKGREIFQSHSKSQRMLADVEEQQRQRALDYMLQNEEEYIHQKEAYTILEQCTSSDILPDELKDKNQAKYCKGESTMMKKITLAQLATGGSAAQFRKLEDPKEESLCHPLKRTMESYTGPCLRVAPQKAQDPNSAGCDEIHGAFGNTSHQKRVLPLKKQPHRTCKKVSCQEQLKMGKKISKIRSSAFLKSSSETIPTKAHRFLSSCAVPAPAQSEPGTEPARSLMSHIPKQKVTPCHPLRILNVRKPTKESALLSKLSILASKLVPATKTQKLRYRRCSSELLPVAKSYKRLRYKRLLDGFSYNTMQLNPYLAASGWDKRPNSKPLTLYSLEAIKMSFIDLSNKVPSLLFGSEIFPVSFHMKSGSECMTESPRTFPEHCAPARLTLGEAPRCLSQPPKWTFSFFLSRSCPGMATFREDAGLHGQACAQAPSQSPGPLQDYGGAAIVQTRAGCSVLGLHTLLALCSPGCYRIWTKKRSFSSHMPTMQRLFMTQFTQGLKGLRSPASIADKVFCSLPYSVGRVLSIWSQHGPSACPFEISTLHSTHSKRQPTLSTTSSHTMLPYVPLPGMEATYNTSGSQMRLEPPFPALVPKSCLVTDSAVSKLLLSASEFQVPEFDELDTVAAACPHPQSSPPEQKEAEPEKRPKKVSQIRIRKTIPKPDPNLTPMGLPRPKRLKKKEFSLEEIYTNKNYKSPPANRCLETIFEEPKERNGTLISISQQKRKRVLEFQDFTVPRKRRARGKVKVAGSFTRAQKAALQSRELDALLIKKLMELETFFAKEEEEQE, encoded by the exons GAAGACCTCCTGATGCAGTCAAGCAAAGAACGTTTATGCACGGGCCTCCCTGAAGACTGTCTGAGGAGcaaag GAAATGTACAAATTACAACTGGAACTCTGCTAAAATCTACTGAAGAAGTACAAGGTATGAAGGTCAATGGGACTAAGACGGATTATAATGAAGGACACAAGAATGGCAATGTGAGTAAAGGTCTCTCAGCTGGGTGCAGCGAATACCCAGAAATAGACAAAATCATGACCAGTGGTGAGGTTTCAGAAACCAGCACATTAGTTTCCCTAGAGCCTTTAACCTTTGTGGACCCTGGATTAACAGAAGCaacttctaaagaaaaagaatgtgaagaaTTAAAAACTTGTCCTTCTTGGTTGTCATTGTTACCAGGGAGCAGTGCCATTTCCAAAGTGAAcaatgggaaggaagaagtgtGTAAGTTAAACCTTGTCTGTGAAGCAGATGACAATCACCAACAGATTCTCAGCCACCATAATGAAAAACACAGTTCTGCCCATGGCAGTCCCAAAGCCACGAGAAATATAGTTGTTGTAGAACCCTTAGAAGAAAACTCTGGCATTTCATATTTCTCAAGTTTGTCTGGTCCGGAATCCAGGACACCATCCTTAGAAACAAGTGGTTTTGAAGGTGATGGCTTGCCAAAGGGATCTGCGGAAAAGACAGACAATTCCTGTTTTGATGGAGATGGTCAAAGCAAGAACGTGgctactagaaaagaaaatgaacagtttTTGAACCCCAGGAGTGAAAGAGGGGAACTCTTTCTTGTTAATGCCAGGCAACCAGAAGAGGATGCTAGTGGTCATTGTCCTGGTGAAAAAGAGACTGTTGCCTCCCCCAAAGAGAATATCCATGGTAACTCTTGTGTTCAAGGCAGTATCCATACAGACAGCCCTAGTTCTTCAGTGCCCGGTTCTTTCACTGAAGCCACAGaagtaatgttaaaaaaaaatcatctgaaaatCACTTTAGACATTCAAGGTAGCTTGACAAACCATGAGGACCATAGAGAAACTTCTACTGATATGAGCCATTCAGGCAGACACTCTGAAGAGAGCAGTTTTTCCTCCTTAATGCAGATTGAAGAGCCAGAACAGACAACCACTATAGAGCCCAATATGGTAACTGAAAAGATTTACAGTAAAGACTCTAACTCATTCCGCTCCCAGAGAAATCTGGAAGACGACACCCAGTTAAGTGAAGCATCATATAATGAATTTCTGATTGAAAGAAAATCCCCTGTGAGTTTAAAGCGTGAGGACCAGATAAGTCTTATGAATGAGATATCAAAACCCAAGAAAGATATTGCTCAGTTACCACCATCCCTAGAATTTGCTTACGAACCTGAGTCAGAACAAGCTATACAGACCACACAGGACGATAGTTCACATTTAGGTGAACAGAACATAGCCTGTGAGATGAATAAACTTCCTTGTACCAATGAACTggttttaaacaaaatagaaagtgaaTGTGTTTTAAATCAAGTGCCCCTTAATTCTCAAGACCACGCGAAGTTGCCAGCTAACAAAGAGATGCCTTTAGCAACAAGCGAGGATTCCCAACAGAGCCATCACCCTCCATTAGAGGATGGAGCAGATGTCATTGCTCATACCCAAACCGTTCCcatgaagacaaaaatgaaagacaTCTCTCCATCAGGTGACAAATCCTGTGGTGCCTCTTCAAACAACCCCACCTTAAACATCAAACCAGGAAGCCTAGAAAGAAAAAACGAACTGGCTGATTCTGGAATAGTCGATCTACCTTCCAGACTTCTCTCAAGCAAGAAAGAAGCAGCAGGCTTGCCTCAAGAGGTCTCTGTTATGGAATGTCAAAGTGTTCAGTCTCGGGATCTCTCTAGCTGTCGTTGTGTAAGTAAAAATGCACAAGAAAAGAGCGTGTGTTCTGCTTATGCTGCTTTTGAGTCCAGCAGAATCATCCCAAAAGTTGAAAACTCTTTGATGACCAAGTGTGAAGATGCATTTCAGCACAGCAATCACCACTCCCAAGGAAGAGAAGACTCCACAGAAAGTAGCACGCATAAAGTGAGTTACACATCAGAGGGAAGTGAACTTGCTGGGGAAGAAACTAAAGGCAGCCTCACAGGAGATAAGATGCAAAACAAAATGACAGGAGGCGTATTAAATAGTGAAGCTTCAGACAAGACCATTCCCACCACCAGTCACACCCAGCCCAGTGAGGAATGGTTGGAAGGAAAGGAACAGGATGTACCTAAAGAGACTGTGTTTTGCAAGTATAACATCTCTGACTGTGCCACATCAGAACTAAACTTATCTGCAAACATTCCAAGCCCTGAAAAATTGTTGGACCAGTCTCTAACTGTTATGCTCTCCAGTTTCAAAAGCATAAGCCAAGCAGTTGAAACTCTTGATCAGAAAACAGATAAAGTCCTTGACTGCCAGAGTAACCAAAATAGACCAGATGAAGGCAGAAATGAAGATAAACCAGCTAAGGAGACACTAGATGGTGACAAGAGAGAGACTGTCACAGAACCTAACAGAGAGGTAAGCCACAACCAAAAGGATCTGCTAGTTAGTTCAGCCAGTAACAACCCATTGTCCAGTGGTAGTTCAAAGAAAGGCGATTTGAAAGGAGACTCTGAACATATTTCTGGTTGTGAGGAGTCCACAGATGGCATGGTAGACATCATCTACACGAACTGCAGTAATAAGTCTACAAAAGGCATGTTAGACTTAAGAGCATCTAGTACCCTTGACGGTGGTGCAGGGCAAGATGGACTGACATTACAGGAAACCTCAGTGAGTACTGTTTCTCAGAGAAGAGAACTGAGTGCTGCATTTATCAGAATGATTGGCCAGGACTCAGATTTCCCAGATGCTACTTCCTCTACAGGGGAGcctctggaaattaaaaaatcatgtgAAGAGAAAGTATGCAGATCATTAAAAGATTGTGAAATGGAAATGTGTCCAGACTCTTGTGCCCATGAGCTAGAGTCTATTGCAGATCATGAACCAAATATAAGAACATTGGGTAGAGTAAATGTGTCCTTAGATTATAGTCATCATGAACAGCAAGTTAAAGAAGCATCCCTTagagaaacaaaaggaatgaTCGAAGGATCAAGACTGGAAATAATTTCTGAGTTTGACAAGGACAATACCTTTGGAATTTCCTCAGAAGAGTTGCTGTCTTCTGGATGCCCAGATGAGAACCCTGTTCCTGTAGGGAGCCTGAAATCCATTGAGATAATGCCTTCGTATCTGTCTTCTCACAAAAATTCAGAAAGTAATGTTAATAGTGAAGAAACTGAcctgaaaaatctttttaaaccaAAAGATGGTGAAATGCTTTGTGAAAATATGGAGCACCACACAGTCCTGcttgagaggaaggaaggagaaccaGGGGATGGGAGTAATTCTGGTGAAGGAGTCAGAATAGACATTGGTATGCAAAATTTGCCTTTGACAATGGAAACAGAAACTAAGTTGAGCGGAGAAAAAACTGAAGAACATCAGAGGGGACCCATGGGTCACGTAACTGTCAGGGAAGAGTCTGAGGAGATGATTACCAGAGAGGCTGGTCATGGTGATAAGGGAAGAGAGATTTTTCAGTCCCACTCTAAATCCCAGAGGATGCTTGCTGATGTTGAAGAGCAACAAAGGCAGAGGGCTTTGGACTACATGTTGCAGAATGAAGAGGAATATATACATCAAAAAGAAGCATACACGATATTGGAACAATGTACATCGTCTGACATTTTACCGGATGAGCTGAAAGATAAGAACCAAGCTAAGTATTGCAAAGGTGAGTCCACCATGATGAAGAAAATCACCCTAGCACAGCTGGCCACGGGCGGCAGTGCTGCACAGTTCCGAAAGTTGGAGGATCCAAAGGAGGAAAGCTTGTGTCATCCATTAAAAAGGACCATGGAGTCGTACACAGGCCCTTGCCTTCGTGTTGCCCCTCAGAAAGCACAAGACCCCAACTCTGCTGGGTGTGATGAAATACACGGTGCCTTTGGGAACACTTCACACCAGAAAAGAGTGCTTCCCTTAAAGAAGCAGCCCCATCGAACATGTAAGAAAGTTTCCTGTCAGGAGCAActcaagatggggaaaaaaataagtaaaatcagaagTTCTGCCTTTTTAAAGAGTTCCTCTGAAACCATCCCCACAAAAGCACACCGATTTCTCAGTTCGTGTGCTGTGCCTGCACCCGCACAATCGGAACCCGGAACAGAACCAGCCAGGAGCTTAATGAGCCACATACCAAAGCAGAAGGTGACTCCGTGCCATCCCTTGAGGATCCTGAATGTTAGGAAGCCTACCAAAGAATCAGCCTTACTCAGCAAGCTGTCCATTCTCGCCTCCAAACTGGTCCCAGCCACAAAGACCCAGAAACTAAGATACCGGCGGTGTTCCTCGGAACTTCTTCCAGTGGCTAAAAGCTACAAGCGGCTCAGATACAAAAGGCTTCTGGATGGCTTTTCATACAATACAATGCAGCTAAATCCATATTTGGCAGCTAGTGGATGGGATAAGAGACCCAACAGTAAGCCCTTGACACTTTATTCGCTAGAAGCCATCAAAATGAGCTTCATAGATTTGAGCAACAAGGTGCCATCACTGCTGTTTGGTTCCGAAATTTTCCCGGTATCTTTTCACATGAAATCGGGCTCTGAGTGCATGACCGAGTCCCCAAGGACTTTTCCTGAGCACTGTGCTCCAGCCAGGCTCACCTTAGGAGAGGCCCCCAGGTGCCTGTCTCAACCTCCCAAGTggaccttttctttcttcttgtcccGCAGTTGTCCTGGGATGGCCACATTCAGGGAAGACGCTGGCCTCCATGGTCAGGCATGTGCCCAGGCTCCTTCCCAGTCTCCAGGTCCTCTCCAAGACTATGGAGGCGCTGCCATAGTCCAGACCAGAGCAGGCTGCTCTGTTCTTGGCCTTCACACACTTCTAGCACTTTGTTCTCCTGGATGTTACCGAATCTGGACAAAAAAACGGAGCTTCTCTAGTCACATGCCTACCATGCAGAGGCTCTTCATGACCCAGTTTACACAGGGCTTAAAAGGGTTAAGATCTCCAGCCTCCATAGCAGACAAGGTCTTCTGTTCTCTTCCCTACTCGGTGGGCCGAGTGCTATCCATTTGGAGCCAGCATGGgccttctgcctgccccttcGAAATCTCTACTCTTCATTCCACTCACAGCAAGCGGCAGCCAACTCTGAGCACCACGAGCAG CCACACCATGTTACCGTATGTGCCTCTTCCAGGCATGGAAGCTACTTATAATACCAGTGGCAGTCAGATGAG ACTAGAGCCTCCATTCCCTGCCTTGGTACCAAAGTCTTGCTTGGTAACAGACTCAGCTGTCAGCAAGCTCTTGCTTTCAGCCTCCGAGTTCCAGGTCCCTGAATTTGATGAGCTGGATACTGTGGCAGCGGCATGCCCCCATCCACAGAGCAGCCCTCCAGAACAGAAAGAG gctGAGCCAGAGAAGAGGCCAAAGAAAGTCTCACAGATTCGTATCCGGAAAACCATTCCTAAGCCAGACCCTAATCTTACCCCCATGGGCCTTCCTCGACCCAAAAG GTTGAAGAAAAAGGAGTTTAGTTTAGAAGAAATCTATACCAATAAGAATTATAAGTCTCCTCCTGCAAATAG GTGTTTGGAGACCATCTTTGAGGAACCCAAGGAACGAAATGGTACGCTAATCTCAATCAGCCAACAAAAGAGAAAACGAGTTCTAGAATTTCAGGATTTTACCGTCCCACGAAAGAGGAGAGCTCGTGGTAAGGTCAAGGTGGCAGGCAGCTTTACCAGGGCCCAGAAGGCGGCTCTGCAGAGTCGAGAGCTGGATGCTCTGTTGATAAAGAAACTAATGGAATTGGAGACCTTTTTTgccaaggaagaggaggagcaggagtGA